One segment of Streptomyces bathyalis DNA contains the following:
- a CDS encoding glycoside hydrolase domain-containing protein, translating to MWHKNHIIRKTAVSLASITLLTGLAAADMIPAHAASGPAAGPAPTATPTPTATPTATPTSTATPTATATATPGARKGSVSGKRPKRDPSPSGAEIFQGQAFDTCHTPSSSLMRAWDGTSPFGAVGVYIGGRARACPHQPNLNTSWMRSVDRMGWKVLPIYIGSQSPCVESTRKGRYSMSHTAPTRRGLREGRDAVAAAKKLSMARHSAIYLDMESYDNSSTRCAATTLRFIQGWNRSVREAGYLPGFYSSANSGIEHMNGARKAGRKDLPHALWFADWKAKASVKSNKYIDAGAWQPHRRIHQHDGNVTRTYGGRRLTIDRNLVDAPVAVVP from the coding sequence ATGTGGCATAAAAATCACATCATCCGCAAAACCGCCGTCTCCCTTGCCTCGATCACCCTGCTCACCGGCCTCGCCGCCGCCGACATGATTCCCGCGCACGCCGCGAGCGGACCGGCGGCCGGTCCGGCCCCGACGGCCACCCCCACTCCCACGGCCACCCCGACGGCCACCCCCACTTCCACGGCCACCCCGACGGCCACCGCGACCGCCACTCCCGGCGCCCGCAAGGGCTCCGTCTCCGGCAAGCGGCCGAAGCGCGACCCCAGCCCGTCCGGCGCCGAGATCTTCCAGGGCCAGGCCTTCGACACCTGCCACACCCCTTCTTCGTCCCTCATGCGCGCATGGGACGGCACCTCCCCGTTCGGTGCCGTAGGCGTCTACATCGGTGGCCGTGCCCGGGCGTGCCCCCACCAGCCGAACCTCAACACCTCCTGGATGCGCTCCGTGGACCGCATGGGATGGAAGGTGCTGCCCATCTACATCGGTTCGCAGTCGCCCTGCGTCGAGTCGACGCGCAAGGGCCGCTACTCGATGAGCCACACCGCGCCCACCCGGCGGGGCCTGCGCGAGGGACGCGACGCCGTGGCCGCGGCCAAGAAGCTGAGCATGGCCAGGCACAGCGCCATTTACCTCGACATGGAGTCCTACGACAACTCCTCGACGCGCTGCGCCGCCACCACGCTCCGCTTCATCCAGGGATGGAACCGCTCCGTGCGCGAGGCGGGCTACCTCCCCGGCTTCTACAGCAGCGCGAACTCCGGCATCGAGCACATGAACGGCGCGCGCAAGGCGGGCAGGAAGGATCTCCCCCACGCGCTGTGGTTCGCGGACTGGAAGGCGAAGGCGTCCGTGAAGAGCAACAAGTACATCGACGCGGGTGCCTGGCAGCCGCACCGCCGCATCCACCAGCACGACGGCAACGTGACCCGCACCTACGGCGGCCGCCGCCTGACCATCGACCGCAATCTCGTGGACGCACCCGTTGCCGTCGTCCCCTGA
- a CDS encoding helix-turn-helix domain-containing protein translates to MPEPGRRPLKPLPDELGGTVRDFTEQLRAVFRDRTELNQRELAEALHLTKSPVSRYLNGQEVMPADTFAAFCDVAGLAPRERQRLGRLREQAAEATERERNAPDEAAEQPGQAGQPRQAGRRESPAPSVWCLPAGLHSRAGLVALVAAVAVCAGTFAVVWSGTSGTPDRAGSSAKMTADEPDSSASCRMTRVYRVMREGDILDAGRNDIGDVHTDDIFRLDEAPAGRPYRFRDYGHVAGSRTKGYVDQAKLKSLGSRCVGEGG, encoded by the coding sequence GTGCCCGAGCCAGGCAGACGCCCGCTGAAACCGCTGCCGGACGAACTCGGCGGCACTGTCAGAGACTTCACGGAGCAGCTGCGTGCCGTCTTCCGGGACAGGACGGAGCTGAACCAGCGCGAGCTCGCCGAGGCGCTCCATCTCACCAAGTCACCGGTCTCCCGCTACCTGAACGGCCAGGAGGTCATGCCCGCCGACACCTTCGCCGCCTTCTGCGATGTCGCCGGGCTGGCACCCCGGGAGCGGCAACGGCTGGGCAGGCTGCGCGAGCAGGCGGCGGAGGCCACCGAGCGCGAGAGGAACGCACCGGACGAGGCGGCGGAGCAGCCCGGGCAGGCCGGACAGCCCCGGCAGGCGGGACGCCGGGAGTCCCCGGCACCCTCCGTGTGGTGCCTGCCGGCCGGGCTCCACTCGCGCGCCGGGCTGGTCGCGCTGGTGGCCGCGGTCGCGGTCTGCGCGGGGACGTTCGCGGTGGTGTGGTCGGGCACCTCGGGGACGCCGGACCGCGCGGGGAGTTCCGCGAAAATGACGGCGGACGAGCCGGACAGCAGCGCGAGTTGCCGCATGACCCGCGTATACCGGGTGATGCGGGAAGGGGACATCCTCGACGCCGGCCGCAACGACATCGGGGACGTGCACACCGACGACATCTTCCGCCTGGACGAGGCTCCCGCTGGGCGCCCGTACCGCTTCCGCGACTACGGCCATGTCGCCGGCAGCCGTACGAAGGGCTACGTCGACCAGGCCAAGCTCAAGTCCCTCGGCAGCCGCTGCGTCGGCGAGGGCGGCTGA